In the Topomyia yanbarensis strain Yona2022 chromosome 3, ASM3024719v1, whole genome shotgun sequence genome, one interval contains:
- the LOC131692996 gene encoding retinoid-inducible serine carboxypeptidase-like codes for MWAKYAAAVLLIFGTCSGVPRDGFGPGKQDWGFVEVRNGAHMFWWLYYTTADVDQFTDRPLLIWLQGGPGASSMYGNFEELGPLTLEGDERNHTWVRNYNVLFIDNPVGTGFSYVEDASLLTKTNAEIADDLLTFTKEFYKLNPEFKDTPLHIYAESYGGKMAPEFAYVLDKAIKNGEIDIKLESVGIVAPWVSPIDSVLSWAEFLLNMGFVDTKGYREIQAAAIETEHILNEGRYEEATWQWGRTESVIVQETLGIDFYNVLFTQDFTSTRSRLAMFAKDMKKATLDSAIRLASEDRDQMLEDLMRGPVATALQLPPESVYGSQSGSVFQSMSGDFMKPAIHIIELLLNNTSLDVMVITGQLDLIVATPGNVVWLEKVQWNGRNQYLQAPRNGIGPHGMLEGYKKSFGKLHMYWALRAGHMVPADNPVLMDYILQEHAGFP; via the exons ATGTGGGCAAAGTACGCAGCGGCCGTTCTTCTGATATTCGGAACCTGCAGCGGAG TTCCCCGCGACGGTTTTGGGCCTGGTAAGCAGGATTGGGGTTTCGTAGAGGTTCGAAACGGAGCCCACATGTTCTGGTGGTTGTACTATACAACGGCAGATGTAGACCAATTCACCGATCGTCCACTACTAATTTGGCTGCAGGGAGGTCCTGGAGCGTCGTCTATGTATGGAAATTTCGAAGAACTTGGCCCATTGACTTTAGAAGGTGACGAACGGAACCATACCTGG GTCAGAAACTACAACGTCCTGTTCATTGACAACCCGGTCGGAACCGGATTCAGCTACGTTGAAGATGCATCACTACTAACCAAAACGAACGCAGAAATTGCTGATGATCTGCTCACCTTCACCAAAGAGTTTTACAAACTTAACCCAGAGTTCAAGGATACGCCACTGCATATTTATGCCGAGAGTTACGGTGGTAAAATGGCTCCGGAGTTCGCCTACGTGCTGGATAAGGCTATCAAAAATGGAGAAATCGATATCAAACTGGAATCGGTCGGTATCGTGGCACCGTGGGTATCACCAATCGATTCCGTTCTGTCGTGGGCCGAGTTTCTACTGAATATGGGATTTGTAGACACGAAGGGATACCGCGAGATTCAAGCGGCGGCTATTGAAACGGAACATATCTTGAACGAGGGTAGATATGAGGAAGCGACCTGGCAGTGGGGTCGCACAGAGTCAGTCATCGTGCAGGAAACACTGGGCATCGACTTCTACAATGTTCTCTTCACTCAGGATTTCACATCCACTCGATCGAGGCTGGCAATGTTTGCGAAGGATATGAAAA AGGCAACCTTGGACAGTGCCATTCGACTCGCTTCTGAAGATCGCGATCAAATGCTGGAGGATCTGATGCGAGGTCCTGTCGCAACCGCGCTACAGCTACCCCCGGAATCGGTATATGGGTCACAATCTGGTAGCGTATTCCAGAGCATGAGCGGAGATTTCATGAAGCCTGCGATTCACATAATTGAACTTTTGCTTAACAACACAAGTTTAGACGTCATGGTCATCACCGGTCAGCTGGACTTGATAGTCGCTACACCCGGAAATGTCGTTTGGTTGGAAAAGGTTCAATGGAATGGGCGTAACCAATACCTGCAAGCTCCGAGGAACGGTATTGGCCCACACGGAATGCTCGAGGGATATAAGAAAAGTTTTGGTAAATTGCACATGTACTGGGCCCTACGTGCCGGACACATGGTCCCAGCGGATAATCCAGTGCTGATGGATTACATTCTTCAAGAGCATGCAGGTTTCCCCTAA